A DNA window from Pseudomonas resinovorans NBRC 106553 contains the following coding sequences:
- a CDS encoding flavin reductase family protein has product MNEHIAPVALERAYRLLNHGPTVLVSASHGGVDNVMAAAWSCALDFAPPKVTVVLDKATRTRALVEGSGHFALQVPNLGQLELTYQVGTRSLVDVPDKLAESGVELFRMDGFDVPLVAGSSAWLVCKVIPEPHIQQTYDLFIGEVVGAWADTRVFKDGHWRFEEAEDRWRSLHYIAGGHFYAIGEAAVVRED; this is encoded by the coding sequence ATGAACGAGCACATCGCGCCGGTGGCGCTGGAGCGTGCCTACCGCCTGCTCAACCACGGACCCACGGTGCTGGTGTCCGCCAGCCACGGCGGCGTCGACAACGTGATGGCGGCGGCCTGGTCCTGCGCCCTGGACTTCGCGCCGCCCAAGGTGACGGTGGTGCTGGACAAGGCCACCCGCACCCGCGCGCTGGTGGAAGGCAGCGGCCATTTCGCCCTGCAGGTGCCCAACCTCGGCCAGCTGGAACTCACCTACCAGGTGGGCACCCGCAGCCTGGTGGACGTGCCCGACAAGCTCGCCGAGAGCGGCGTCGAGCTGTTCCGCATGGACGGCTTCGACGTGCCCCTGGTGGCCGGCAGCTCGGCCTGGCTGGTGTGCAAGGTGATCCCCGAACCCCATATCCAGCAGACCTACGACCTGTTCATCGGCGAAGTGGTCGGCGCCTGGGCCGATACCCGGGTGTTCAAGGACGGCCACTGGCGGTTCGAGGAGGCCGAGGATCGCTGGCGCAGCCTGCACTACATCGCCGGCGGGCATTTCTATGCCATCGGCGAGGCGGCGGTGGTGCGGGAAGACTGA
- a CDS encoding LysR family transcriptional regulator, producing MDRLTALGMFVAAAEQGNFSRAAEQLGTTPSSLTKAVAQLEEGLGAKLFERTTRRMSLTEAGHIYLEGARQALMQLQLAGEGVEQLQHELRGSLRITAPPSFAPAFLNAVCCRFLREHRHVHLEVDLSDTYVDLVDGGYDLALRDGPTDLPGVIAQPLVENRITLCASPAYLAERGGDVTLDNYQQYDWLILRHPLLNRHFWWVSRGGERIRLNQPAPRLASDNYDFLLACLLDGQGLQFIPQWSAAPYLASGELVEVMPEYWREPSGFGPMVYVLYLTHRRNTRKVKVFIEYLKEHWRENQFASPGGEPGAQSA from the coding sequence ATGGACCGATTGACCGCGCTGGGCATGTTCGTGGCCGCCGCCGAGCAGGGCAATTTCAGCCGTGCCGCCGAGCAGCTGGGCACCACGCCGTCCTCCCTGACCAAGGCGGTGGCGCAACTGGAGGAGGGGCTGGGGGCCAAGCTGTTCGAGCGCACCACCCGGCGGATGTCACTCACCGAGGCCGGGCACATCTACCTGGAGGGCGCGCGCCAGGCGCTGATGCAGTTGCAGTTGGCCGGCGAAGGCGTCGAGCAGCTACAGCACGAACTGCGCGGCAGCCTGCGCATCACCGCGCCGCCGTCCTTCGCTCCGGCCTTCCTCAACGCGGTGTGCTGCCGCTTCCTGCGCGAGCACCGCCATGTGCACCTGGAGGTGGACCTGTCCGACACCTATGTGGACCTGGTGGACGGCGGCTACGACCTGGCCCTGCGCGACGGCCCCACCGACCTGCCCGGCGTGATCGCCCAGCCCCTGGTGGAAAACCGCATCACCCTCTGCGCCAGCCCGGCCTACCTGGCTGAACGCGGCGGCGACGTGACCCTGGACAACTACCAGCAGTACGACTGGCTAATCCTCCGCCACCCGCTGCTCAACCGGCACTTCTGGTGGGTGAGCCGGGGCGGCGAGCGCATCCGCCTCAACCAGCCGGCGCCGCGCCTGGCCAGCGACAACTACGACTTCCTCCTGGCCTGCCTGCTGGACGGCCAGGGCCTGCAGTTCATCCCCCAGTGGAGCGCCGCGCCGTACCTCGCCAGCGGCGAGCTGGTGGAGGTGATGCCCGAGTACTGGCGCGAACCCAGCGGCTTCGGCCCCATGGTCTACGTGCTCTACCTCACCCACCGGCGCAACACGCGCAAGGTGAAGGTGTTCATCGAGTACCTGAAGGAGCACTGGCGCGAGAACCAGTTCGCGAGCCCTGGTGGTGAGCCTGGCGCGCAGTCCGCATAA
- a CDS encoding amidohydrolase yields MKPIVSLALSVALAFSSMETMAAADLILHNAKVYTAEPGQALQQAVAIEGGRIVAVGSDSEVLALKTDGTRLQDLGGKVLMPSFIDSHAHVVKGGLQLRQANLDGQEIPLEELEQRLRQWRADGKAKRGEFLVVGGLPTGYWDRIGDFEQRFNAAEWADTPILFAGWDYHTGWANRAMLARAGIDAKKVKALKGEELATIGHHPDGQPNGFLVDAGLYAAQELIPLPTQDELLAGARDALKYYNSLGITAWMDPLANEIPGGPIDNTSVGVLPTYKALADAGELTAHVAALLMADSKATPKDLDELDKVRQQFAHVPNLTLPGIKVFADGVAEHPAQSAAMLEPYKNSQKSGELLIDPAHFGELVDAADARGWLVHVHAIGDRAVREALNGVERARKARSSGIPHSITHLQMVNPKEFARFKPLDVIASMQLYWASADELSVDLVQPYVSALAFQYQYPARSLLKNGATIAGASDWPITTPEPWKAIYQAVSRKGPKGVLNAAEEIDRDTMFQAYTLNAARALRLDDRIGSIAPGKQADLILLDRDVFSVEPEALRDTQVLKTWFAGRNVYTRNR; encoded by the coding sequence ATGAAGCCGATCGTCTCCCTGGCGCTCTCCGTCGCCCTCGCTTTTTCTTCCATGGAAACGATGGCGGCGGCAGACCTGATCCTGCACAACGCCAAGGTCTACACCGCGGAGCCCGGCCAGGCGCTGCAGCAGGCGGTGGCCATCGAGGGCGGCCGGATAGTCGCGGTGGGCTCCGACAGCGAGGTGCTGGCGCTGAAAACCGACGGCACCCGGCTGCAAGACCTCGGCGGCAAGGTGCTGATGCCCAGCTTCATCGACTCCCACGCCCACGTGGTCAAGGGCGGCCTGCAACTGCGCCAGGCCAACCTGGACGGCCAGGAAATCCCCCTGGAGGAACTGGAGCAGCGCCTGCGCCAGTGGCGCGCGGACGGCAAGGCCAAGCGAGGCGAATTCCTGGTGGTGGGCGGCCTGCCCACCGGCTACTGGGACCGCATCGGCGACTTCGAGCAACGCTTCAACGCCGCCGAGTGGGCCGACACGCCCATCCTCTTCGCCGGCTGGGACTACCACACCGGCTGGGCCAACCGCGCCATGCTGGCGCGCGCCGGCATCGATGCGAAGAAGGTCAAGGCGCTCAAGGGCGAGGAACTGGCCACCATCGGCCACCACCCGGACGGCCAGCCCAACGGCTTTCTCGTCGACGCCGGCCTCTACGCAGCCCAGGAGCTGATCCCCCTGCCCACCCAGGATGAGCTGCTGGCCGGCGCCCGCGACGCGCTTAAGTACTACAACAGCCTCGGGATCACCGCCTGGATGGACCCGTTGGCCAACGAGATTCCCGGCGGCCCCATCGACAACACCTCCGTCGGCGTGCTGCCCACCTACAAGGCCCTGGCCGATGCCGGCGAACTGACCGCCCATGTGGCCGCCCTGCTGATGGCCGACTCCAAGGCGACGCCCAAGGACCTGGACGAGCTGGACAAGGTGCGCCAGCAATTTGCCCATGTGCCCAACCTGACCCTGCCCGGCATCAAGGTGTTCGCCGACGGCGTGGCCGAGCACCCGGCCCAGAGCGCGGCCATGCTGGAGCCCTACAAGAACTCGCAGAAGAGCGGCGAACTGCTGATCGACCCGGCGCACTTCGGTGAACTGGTGGACGCCGCCGACGCCCGTGGCTGGCTGGTGCACGTGCACGCCATCGGCGACCGCGCGGTGCGCGAGGCCCTCAATGGCGTCGAGCGGGCGCGCAAGGCCCGCAGCAGCGGCATCCCCCACTCCATCACCCACCTGCAGATGGTCAACCCCAAGGAGTTCGCCCGCTTCAAGCCGCTGGATGTGATCGCCTCCATGCAGCTGTACTGGGCCAGCGCCGACGAACTCAGCGTCGACCTGGTGCAGCCCTACGTCAGCGCCCTGGCCTTCCAGTACCAGTACCCGGCCCGCTCCCTGCTGAAAAACGGCGCCACCATCGCCGGCGCCAGCGACTGGCCGATCACCACCCCCGAACCCTGGAAGGCCATCTACCAGGCCGTGAGCCGCAAAGGCCCGAAGGGCGTGCTCAACGCCGCCGAGGAAATCGACCGGGACACCATGTTCCAGGCCTACACCCTCAACGCCGCCCGCGCCCTGCGCCTGGACGACCGCATCGGCTCCATCGCCCCCGGCAAGCAGGCCGACCTGATCCTGCTGGACCGCGACGTGTTCAGCGTCGAGCCCGAGGCCCTGCGCGATACCCAGGTGCTAAAGACCTGGTTCGCCGGCCGCAACGTCTACACCCGCAACCGCTGA
- a CDS encoding C45 family peptidase, translating into MKLHTFVTDTSNPQTRGRQIGERWAEQIRQTVSLYLDFFNQVDVAPERVRHLGEASLGALEAWSPNLAEEVAGIALGADLPFWQLAALNARTEILAVMPTPPEGECSTAVYAPRGAQAPRSIQTWDWHDSLVPDGLLLQFPGSAGLSVKLFTEFGMLGKIGVNSAGLGLHFNILHHGSDNDSAGVPVHAIARRLLEEARSVDEAIALARSARVSASTVLTVFSRHDRSPRAASIELAPQATAVVLPGEDGWITHTNHFLAPELVPDERTLDVSTTYARLEHVNAHRAAMTGANLASRAEAMCGGLGDSAPICFIPDLALPPTERWETLLTIGIDTEGFALDYAAATPLALARHGQARF; encoded by the coding sequence GTGAAACTCCATACCTTCGTCACCGACACCTCGAACCCGCAGACTCGTGGCCGCCAGATCGGGGAACGGTGGGCGGAGCAGATCCGCCAGACGGTCTCGCTCTACCTCGACTTCTTCAACCAGGTGGACGTGGCCCCCGAGCGGGTGCGCCACCTCGGCGAGGCCAGCCTCGGCGCCCTGGAAGCCTGGAGCCCGAACCTGGCCGAGGAAGTGGCCGGCATCGCCTTGGGTGCCGACCTGCCCTTCTGGCAACTGGCGGCGCTCAACGCCCGCACCGAGATACTCGCGGTGATGCCCACCCCGCCGGAAGGCGAGTGCTCCACAGCCGTATACGCCCCGCGCGGCGCCCAGGCCCCACGCAGCATCCAGACCTGGGACTGGCACGACTCCCTGGTGCCCGACGGCCTGCTGCTGCAGTTCCCCGGCAGCGCGGGGCTGTCGGTGAAGCTGTTCACCGAGTTCGGCATGCTCGGCAAGATCGGCGTGAACAGCGCCGGCCTCGGCCTGCACTTCAACATCCTCCACCACGGCAGCGACAACGACAGCGCCGGCGTGCCGGTGCACGCCATCGCCCGCCGCCTGCTGGAGGAAGCCCGCAGCGTCGACGAAGCCATCGCCCTGGCCCGCTCGGCGCGGGTCAGCGCCTCCACCGTGCTCACCGTGTTCTCCCGCCACGACCGCTCCCCGCGCGCGGCCAGCATCGAGCTCGCGCCCCAGGCCACCGCCGTGGTGCTGCCGGGTGAGGACGGCTGGATCACCCACACCAACCACTTCCTCGCCCCCGAGCTGGTGCCCGACGAGCGCACCCTGGACGTATCCACCACCTATGCGCGCCTGGAGCACGTGAACGCCCACCGCGCCGCCATGACCGGCGCCAACCTGGCCAGCCGCGCCGAGGCCATGTGCGGCGGCCTGGGGGACAGCGCGCCGATCTGCTTCATCCCCGACCTGGCCCTGCCGCCCACCGAGCGCTGGGAAACCCTGCTGACCATCGGCATCGACACCGAAGGCTTCGCCCTGGACTACGCGGCCGCCACGCCCCTGGCCCTCGCCCGCCACGGCCAGGCGCGCTTCTGA
- a CDS encoding MFS transporter codes for MANPQQPQSALRTFFVSGMGTALEFYDFVIYGVAAALVFPQVFFPDLDRLTATLVAFAAFGAGFFARPLGGMVFGHLGDKAGRQKALVITLLLMGFSTLAIGCLPSHASIGVAAPILLVLLRLVQGFAAGGEWGGAALFGIESAPPGKRGLWGSFTSMGIGIGGILGSAVFAIVSTAYDDNLADFAWRIPFWLGGVLVLIGLYARLANPATKPLQPRESTRLPLVAALRSRPRQMLLCTGIAFGYVTIAYIGSTFFLAYATQVGYGSTEALLFDVSLSIAIVISAPMFAALSDRIGRRRVMILGSVLMAAGFFVFFALVGRHSLAVACAAYVVVGALMGATQGPIPAFLAEQFPRHMRYSGMSAAYQIGAAFGGGTASSLATAILISTGSPYGVAAYGAAALALVALCSYLLKETAHLSMEALDAEVGVEGSVGMARSV; via the coding sequence ATGGCTAACCCACAACAACCGCAATCGGCGCTCCGCACCTTCTTCGTCTCCGGCATGGGCACCGCGCTGGAGTTCTACGACTTCGTCATCTACGGGGTGGCCGCCGCCCTGGTCTTCCCCCAGGTGTTCTTCCCCGACCTCGATCGCCTCACCGCCACCCTGGTGGCCTTCGCCGCCTTCGGCGCCGGCTTCTTCGCCCGCCCCCTGGGCGGCATGGTGTTCGGCCACCTGGGCGACAAGGCCGGGCGGCAGAAGGCCCTGGTCATCACCCTGCTGCTGATGGGCTTCTCCACCCTGGCCATCGGCTGCCTGCCGAGCCACGCCAGCATCGGCGTAGCCGCGCCCATCCTGCTGGTGCTGCTGCGCCTGGTGCAGGGCTTTGCCGCCGGCGGCGAATGGGGCGGCGCGGCGCTGTTCGGCATCGAGTCGGCACCGCCCGGCAAGCGCGGCCTGTGGGGCAGCTTCACCAGCATGGGCATCGGCATTGGCGGCATCCTGGGTTCGGCGGTGTTCGCCATCGTCAGCACCGCGTACGACGACAACCTCGCCGACTTCGCCTGGCGCATCCCCTTCTGGCTGGGTGGCGTGCTGGTGCTGATCGGCCTTTATGCACGCCTGGCCAACCCCGCCACCAAGCCCCTGCAACCCCGTGAAAGCACCCGCCTGCCCCTGGTCGCCGCGCTGCGTTCGCGCCCCCGGCAGATGCTGCTGTGCACCGGCATCGCCTTCGGCTACGTGACCATCGCCTACATCGGCAGCACCTTCTTCCTGGCCTACGCCACCCAGGTGGGCTATGGCAGCACCGAGGCCCTGCTATTCGACGTGTCGCTGTCCATCGCCATCGTCATCAGCGCGCCAATGTTCGCCGCCCTCTCCGACCGCATCGGCCGGCGCCGGGTGATGATCCTGGGCTCGGTGCTGATGGCCGCCGGCTTCTTCGTCTTCTTCGCCCTGGTGGGCCGCCACAGCCTGGCCGTGGCCTGCGCCGCCTACGTGGTGGTGGGCGCCCTGATGGGCGCGACCCAGGGCCCCATCCCGGCCTTCCTCGCCGAACAGTTCCCGCGCCACATGCGCTACTCCGGCATGTCCGCCGCCTACCAGATAGGCGCGGCCTTCGGCGGCGGCACCGCCTCCAGCCTGGCCACCGCCATCCTCATCAGCACCGGCAGCCCCTATGGCGTAGCCGCCTACGGCGCGGCGGCCCTGGCCCTGGTGGCGCTGTGTTCGTACCTGCTGAAGGAGACGGCGCACCTCAGCATGGAGGCGTTGGATGCGGAGGTGGGAGTCGAAGGAAGCGTAGGGATGGCGAGGTCGGTTTGA
- a CDS encoding Fic family protein, translated as MPTFTHHDLALLNPSFDSPLVDVLTELEHLRRFRLAGSTPPSLFFQLKGVFHILESLGSARIEGNHTTLADYVESKMEGSDAATDQLREISNIEKAMTYIEEHFTEGSEVSQHLIRELHAITVGELDREGDRTPGQFRTGPVRIAQSEHLPPDAVQVAAYMDELVAFVNARDPQKYDLMKVAIAHHRFGWIHPFSNGNGRVVRLLTYLMLIKYGFDVSAGGRLLNPTAVFCNDRERYYEMLGEADRGTQEGLESWCVYVLKGILAELNKLDRLCDYRYLKAEILVPALNFAREREHITQQEQSILRLLLETDTGVAKSAELADAMPGLNGPQRTYQIKKLVDKGMLVPIQPGARQYSLGFTHNFLLRGVIRMLTAEGFIPEPVVTARP; from the coding sequence ATGCCTACCTTCACTCACCACGATTTGGCGCTGCTCAATCCATCCTTCGATTCGCCGCTTGTCGACGTGCTGACCGAGCTGGAACACCTCCGCCGCTTCAGACTCGCCGGGTCGACCCCGCCAAGCCTCTTCTTCCAGCTCAAGGGTGTATTCCACATTCTGGAGAGCCTCGGCTCTGCCCGCATCGAGGGCAACCACACAACCCTGGCTGATTACGTGGAAAGCAAGATGGAGGGCAGTGACGCAGCCACCGATCAGCTGCGTGAGATCTCCAACATCGAGAAGGCCATGACCTACATCGAGGAGCATTTCACGGAAGGTAGCGAGGTCAGCCAGCACCTCATTCGAGAGCTGCACGCCATCACTGTCGGCGAGCTGGACCGCGAAGGGGATCGCACCCCAGGTCAGTTCAGGACCGGACCCGTTCGCATTGCGCAATCGGAACACCTGCCCCCCGACGCAGTACAGGTTGCGGCTTACATGGACGAGCTGGTGGCTTTCGTCAACGCGCGCGACCCGCAGAAATACGACCTCATGAAGGTGGCGATCGCGCACCATCGGTTTGGATGGATCCACCCGTTCTCCAATGGCAATGGCCGGGTCGTCCGCTTGTTGACCTACTTGATGCTGATCAAGTACGGGTTCGATGTCTCCGCTGGCGGCCGTCTGCTGAACCCCACTGCAGTGTTCTGTAACGACCGCGAGCGCTACTACGAGATGCTCGGGGAGGCTGATCGCGGCACCCAGGAAGGCCTGGAGAGTTGGTGTGTTTACGTGCTCAAGGGCATCCTGGCTGAGCTGAACAAGCTCGATCGCTTGTGTGATTATCGCTACCTCAAAGCCGAGATCCTGGTGCCTGCACTCAACTTTGCCCGCGAGCGCGAGCACATCACGCAGCAGGAACAGTCGATCCTTCGCCTCCTGCTGGAAACCGACACGGGAGTGGCCAAGTCGGCAGAGCTTGCCGATGCTATGCCTGGCTTGAATGGGCCGCAGCGGACTTACCAGATCAAGAAGCTGGTGGATAAGGGAATGTTGGTGCCGATCCAGCCCGGTGCTCGGCAGTACTCACTCGGCTTTACCCACAACTTTCTCCTCCGCGGCGTGATTCGTATGCTGACCGCCGAGGGCTTCATTCCTGAACCCGTAGTCACAGCACGGCCATAG